From Aquipuribacter hungaricus, the proteins below share one genomic window:
- a CDS encoding class I SAM-dependent RNA methyltransferase, which translates to MSQDLGRDGADRTGPADQAGPDDRPGAAPDDGLLTLTAGPVAHGGHVVARVGDAPDGRVVFVRHALPGEVVRVRLTDAGEGRSFWRGEAVEVLEASPHRVQPPCPYAHPGGCGGCDLQHVELTEQRRLKAAVVTEQLVRLGGVDPEQVLGGPVVVQALPEPGRAPGEETGLGWRTRVRYAVDRSGHPGFHRHRSHDVVPVTRCPQVTDAVDAVGVTRLPWPGVSGVQVSSGDDGAVVRAEHGPRRTRLPRVDALGLVGGTEDRPERVAGRTWVRHDVPGAGRLRVGVDGFWQAHATAAETFVAHVRRHAGVRPGDTVLDLYAGAGLFTVALAGDLGDAGELVAVESDRGAVADLRRNVHAAPAVRVVHDRVERALRGSDVPAAADVVVLDPPRAGARSAVVSAVVARGPRAVVLVACDPASLGRDTALLQERGYRLRALEAMDAFPMTHHVECVALFTPEAPA; encoded by the coding sequence GTGAGCCAGGACCTCGGTCGCGACGGGGCCGACCGCACCGGCCCCGCGGACCAGGCCGGACCCGACGACCGGCCGGGGGCGGCGCCGGACGACGGCCTGCTCACCCTCACCGCCGGGCCCGTGGCCCACGGCGGCCACGTCGTCGCCCGCGTCGGCGACGCCCCCGACGGCCGGGTGGTCTTCGTCCGTCACGCCCTGCCCGGCGAGGTCGTCCGGGTCCGGCTCACCGACGCCGGCGAGGGCCGGAGCTTCTGGCGCGGCGAGGCCGTCGAGGTGCTCGAGGCCAGCCCCCACCGGGTGCAGCCGCCCTGCCCGTACGCCCACCCCGGCGGGTGCGGCGGCTGCGACCTGCAGCACGTCGAGCTCACCGAGCAGCGCCGGCTCAAGGCGGCGGTCGTCACCGAGCAGCTCGTCCGCCTCGGCGGCGTCGACCCCGAGCAGGTGCTCGGCGGCCCGGTCGTCGTCCAGGCGCTGCCGGAACCCGGCCGGGCACCGGGGGAGGAGACGGGCCTGGGCTGGCGGACCCGGGTCCGCTACGCCGTCGATCGCTCCGGTCACCCGGGCTTCCACCGCCACCGCAGCCACGACGTCGTCCCGGTCACCCGCTGCCCGCAGGTGACCGACGCTGTCGACGCGGTGGGCGTCACGCGCCTGCCGTGGCCGGGCGTCTCCGGGGTGCAGGTGTCCTCCGGCGACGACGGCGCCGTGGTGCGCGCCGAGCACGGCCCCCGCCGGACCCGGCTGCCGCGGGTGGACGCCCTCGGCCTGGTCGGGGGCACCGAGGACCGGCCCGAGCGGGTGGCCGGGCGCACCTGGGTCCGCCACGACGTGCCCGGTGCCGGCCGGCTGCGGGTCGGCGTCGACGGGTTCTGGCAGGCGCACGCCACGGCGGCCGAGACCTTCGTCGCGCACGTCCGGCGCCACGCGGGCGTCCGCCCCGGCGACACCGTGCTCGACCTCTACGCCGGGGCCGGGCTGTTCACCGTCGCCCTGGCCGGCGACCTGGGGGACGCCGGCGAGCTGGTCGCCGTGGAGTCCGACCGGGGCGCGGTCGCCGACCTGCGCCGCAACGTCCACGCCGCCCCGGCCGTCCGGGTGGTCCACGACCGGGTCGAGCGCGCGCTGCGCGGCAGCGACGTCCCGGCCGCCGCCGACGTCGTCGTCCTCGACCCGCCGCGCGCGGGCGCCCGCTCCGCCGTGGTGTCCGCGGTCGTCGCCCGGGGCCCCCGCGCGGTCGTGCTCGTCGCCTGCGACCCGGCCTCCCTGGGGCGCGACACGGCGCTGCTGCAGGAGCGCGGCTACCGGCTGCGGGCCCTCGAGGCGATGGACGCCTTCCCCATGACCCACCACGTCGAGTGCGTCGCCCTCTTCACCCCCGAGGCCCCCGCCTGA
- a CDS encoding sugar ABC transporter substrate-binding protein, translating into MNTRRAVVAATGMTLALTVAACGGGGGTAAESTADAAGGGSTGEASAPADEGSEPAAGGGEGGTVGVILPDTASSARWESADRPFLQEAFDAAGVTADIQNANGDTAAFQTIADGMINAGVDALLIVNLDSETGTAVISDAAAAGIPVIDYDRLTLGGGADYYVSFDNVAVGTTIGEGLVTCLQDAGTTEGDVVLLNGSPTDNNATLFKQGYEAAITEAGYGIADDQDVPDWDNTQAGTIFEQIFTSTGGSFVGVAAANDGLGGAAVSVLERNQLAGQIPVTGQDATDEGLQRVLLGTQCMTVYKAVRAEAEAAAELAIAVIGGDTAAADGLATGSTDDSVTGEAVPSVLLEPQAIFRDNVQDVVADGYTTAENLCTTPELQTACDEVGVE; encoded by the coding sequence ATGAACACTCGACGCGCGGTCGTGGCCGCGACCGGAATGACGCTGGCCCTCACGGTGGCGGCGTGCGGTGGCGGTGGCGGCACCGCCGCGGAGTCCACGGCCGACGCCGCGGGCGGCGGCAGCACCGGCGAGGCCTCGGCCCCGGCGGACGAGGGCTCCGAGCCCGCCGCGGGCGGGGGCGAGGGCGGCACCGTCGGCGTCATCCTCCCCGACACCGCCAGCTCGGCCCGCTGGGAGAGCGCGGACCGGCCGTTCCTGCAGGAGGCGTTCGACGCCGCCGGCGTGACCGCCGACATCCAGAACGCCAACGGCGACACCGCTGCCTTCCAGACCATCGCCGACGGCATGATCAACGCCGGGGTGGACGCGCTCCTCATCGTCAACCTCGACTCCGAGACCGGGACCGCCGTCATCTCCGACGCGGCCGCGGCCGGCATCCCCGTCATCGACTACGACCGCCTCACCCTGGGCGGCGGCGCCGACTACTACGTGTCCTTCGACAACGTCGCCGTCGGCACCACCATCGGCGAGGGCCTGGTGACCTGCCTGCAGGACGCCGGCACCACCGAGGGCGACGTCGTCCTCCTCAACGGCTCCCCGACGGACAACAACGCCACCCTGTTCAAGCAGGGCTACGAGGCCGCCATCACCGAGGCCGGCTACGGCATCGCCGACGACCAGGACGTGCCGGACTGGGACAACACCCAGGCGGGCACCATCTTCGAGCAGATCTTCACCAGCACCGGCGGCAGCTTCGTCGGCGTGGCCGCGGCCAACGACGGCCTCGGCGGCGCCGCGGTCTCCGTCCTCGAGCGCAACCAGCTCGCCGGCCAGATCCCCGTCACCGGCCAGGACGCCACCGACGAGGGCCTGCAGCGTGTGCTCCTCGGCACCCAGTGCATGACGGTCTACAAGGCCGTCCGCGCCGAGGCCGAGGCGGCCGCCGAGCTCGCCATCGCCGTCATCGGCGGCGACACCGCGGCGGCCGACGGCCTCGCCACGGGGAGCACCGACGACAGCGTCACCGGCGAGGCCGTCCCCTCGGTCCTCCTGGAGCCGCAGGCCATCTTCCGCGACAACGTGCAGGACGTCGTGGCCGACGGCTACACCACGGCCGAGAACCTCTGCACCACGCCCGAGCTCCAGACGGCGTGCGACGAGGTCGGCGTCGAGTAG
- a CDS encoding APC family permease, translating into MSSLLTVPKRLILGRARRSDRADDTLLPKRLALPVFAADPVSSVAYATQELLVILALGGTAALVLAPEVAVAVCVVVAVVVLSYGPLVRAYPGGGGSFAVASRNLGPRAGLVAAAALLVDYTLTVAVSAAAAIDNLVSVLPTLDSARIPLAVAAVLLVMVVNLRGRHEAGWSAMVPVYAFVVVIGVLVVTGLVRWASGDTPTAASAGFELDRSTDLTAVALALVVLRSFAGGGAALAGVDAIANGVPAMRSPKGRNAALTLVGVGATTVLLFGGVLALAVVSGVTVARDSCDLQGLPTDCARFTQQTVLAQLAEAVFGPGSIGAVLVAVVTVAVLLAAANSAFNGFPLLAATLADSGYLPRQLARRGDRLAHSNGILVLALGAVAVLLVLEARVGPLLDLYLVGLFTSFTLAQVGMARHWGTRLRTARRADRRAPVAGRALAVLAAVCTGSVLAVLLVVKVPNGAWASVLVMVLLGLAMHRIHRHYDEVAEEVALPEGEGPEPMPARVHAVVLVSRLHRPVTRALAYARATRPSTLEAVTVATDPAAARELSEEWARRRVTVPLRVLDSPFREVTRPLTEHVRQLRARGPRDVVTVFLPEYVVAHWWEALLHNRSNLWLRARLAATPGVMVVSVPWQLASAVADGDLAARAAGERTLVQEAARTGAADSDRRPHA; encoded by the coding sequence GTGAGCTCGCTGCTGACCGTGCCCAAGCGCCTGATCCTCGGGCGCGCACGACGCAGCGACCGCGCCGACGACACCCTGCTGCCCAAGCGGCTCGCCCTGCCGGTCTTCGCGGCCGACCCCGTGTCGTCGGTGGCCTACGCCACGCAGGAGCTGCTCGTCATCCTCGCCCTCGGCGGGACCGCGGCGCTGGTCCTCGCGCCGGAGGTCGCGGTGGCCGTGTGCGTCGTCGTCGCGGTGGTCGTGCTGTCCTACGGCCCGCTGGTCCGCGCCTACCCGGGCGGCGGCGGGTCCTTCGCCGTGGCCTCCCGCAACCTGGGCCCCCGGGCGGGCCTGGTCGCCGCGGCCGCGCTGCTGGTCGACTACACCCTCACCGTCGCCGTCAGCGCCGCCGCGGCCATCGACAACCTCGTCTCGGTGCTGCCCACGCTGGACTCCGCCCGGATCCCGCTCGCGGTCGCCGCGGTACTGCTCGTCATGGTCGTCAACCTGCGCGGGCGCCACGAGGCCGGGTGGTCGGCGATGGTCCCGGTCTACGCCTTCGTCGTCGTCATCGGCGTGCTCGTCGTCACCGGGCTCGTCCGCTGGGCGTCCGGGGACACCCCGACCGCGGCCAGCGCCGGCTTCGAGCTGGACCGCTCCACCGACCTCACCGCGGTCGCGCTCGCCCTCGTCGTGCTCCGCTCCTTCGCCGGCGGCGGCGCGGCGCTGGCCGGGGTGGACGCCATCGCCAACGGCGTCCCGGCGATGCGCTCGCCGAAGGGGCGCAACGCCGCGCTCACCCTGGTCGGGGTCGGCGCCACCACCGTGCTGCTGTTCGGCGGCGTGCTCGCCCTCGCCGTCGTCAGCGGCGTCACCGTCGCGCGCGACTCCTGCGACCTGCAGGGCCTGCCGACCGACTGCGCCCGCTTCACCCAGCAGACGGTGCTCGCCCAGCTCGCGGAGGCGGTGTTCGGGCCCGGCAGCATCGGCGCGGTGCTCGTCGCCGTGGTCACGGTCGCGGTGCTGCTCGCCGCGGCCAACAGCGCCTTCAACGGCTTCCCGCTGCTCGCGGCCACCCTGGCGGACTCCGGCTACCTGCCGCGCCAGCTGGCCCGCCGCGGCGACCGCCTCGCGCACAGCAACGGCATCCTCGTGCTCGCCCTGGGCGCGGTCGCGGTGCTGCTCGTGCTCGAGGCGCGGGTCGGCCCGCTGCTCGACCTCTACCTGGTCGGGCTCTTCACCTCCTTCACCCTGGCGCAGGTCGGGATGGCCCGGCACTGGGGGACCCGGCTGCGCACCGCGCGCCGCGCGGACCGCCGGGCACCCGTGGCCGGCCGGGCCCTGGCCGTGCTCGCCGCGGTGTGCACCGGCTCGGTGCTGGCGGTGCTCCTCGTCGTCAAGGTGCCCAACGGCGCCTGGGCCTCGGTGCTCGTCATGGTGCTGCTCGGCCTGGCCATGCACCGCATCCACCGCCACTACGACGAGGTCGCCGAGGAGGTCGCGCTGCCCGAGGGCGAGGGACCCGAGCCGATGCCGGCCCGGGTGCACGCCGTCGTCCTCGTGTCCCGGCTGCACCGCCCGGTCACCCGGGCGCTGGCCTACGCCCGGGCGACCCGGCCCTCGACGCTGGAGGCGGTCACCGTGGCCACCGACCCGGCCGCGGCGCGCGAGCTCAGCGAGGAGTGGGCCCGGCGCCGGGTGACCGTGCCGCTGCGCGTGCTGGACTCCCCGTTCCGCGAGGTCACCCGGCCGCTCACCGAGCACGTCCGCCAGCTGCGCGCCCGCGGCCCCCGCGACGTCGTCACGGTGTTCCTGCCGGAGTACGTGGTCGCCCACTGGTGGGAGGCGCTGCTGCACAACCGGTCCAACCTGTGGCTGCGCGCCCGGCTCGCGGCCACCCCCGGCGTCATGGTGGTGAGCGTCCCCTGGCAGCTGGCCTCCGCGGTGGCCGACGGCGACCTCGCCGCGCGCGCGGCGGGGGAGCGGACCCTGGTCCAGGAGGCCGCCCGCACCGGCGCCGCCGACAGCGACCGCCGGCCGCACGCGTGA
- a CDS encoding potassium channel family protein: MHFVVMGCGRVGARLAHDVEAQGHSVAVIDMNPDSFRRLGPDFVGRTVPGLGFDRDTLLQSGIEQAYAFAAVSSGDNSNIIAARVARETYQVSKVVARIYDPGRAEVYRRLGIATVATVPWTSREIIAELLPTDSLPLWTDEASRVALVELPPDAGWFGQEVRRLEAATQVRVAYLTRLGQAVIPRSDTVLQDGDRVFVVVEADRRRAAVDAAAAPAGRA, encoded by the coding sequence GTGCACTTCGTGGTGATGGGCTGCGGCCGGGTCGGGGCTCGTCTGGCGCACGACGTGGAGGCCCAGGGGCACTCCGTCGCGGTCATCGACATGAACCCGGACTCCTTCCGCCGGCTGGGGCCGGACTTCGTCGGCCGGACCGTGCCGGGCCTGGGCTTCGACCGGGACACGCTGCTGCAGTCCGGCATCGAGCAGGCGTACGCCTTCGCGGCGGTGTCCAGCGGCGACAACTCCAACATCATCGCCGCCCGGGTCGCCCGGGAGACCTACCAGGTGTCCAAGGTCGTCGCCCGGATCTACGACCCCGGCCGCGCCGAGGTGTACCGCCGGCTGGGCATCGCCACCGTGGCCACGGTGCCGTGGACCTCGCGCGAGATCATCGCCGAGCTGCTGCCGACGGACTCGCTGCCGCTGTGGACCGACGAGGCCAGCCGCGTCGCGCTCGTCGAGCTGCCCCCGGACGCCGGCTGGTTCGGCCAGGAGGTGCGCCGGCTCGAGGCCGCCACGCAGGTGCGCGTCGCCTACCTCACCCGGCTCGGGCAGGCCGTCATCCCCCGCTCGGACACCGTGCTGCAGGACGGCGACCGGGTGTTCGTCGTCGTCGAGGCCGACCGGCGGCGCGCCGCCGTCGACGCCGCCGCCGCCCCGGCCGGGCGCGCCTGA
- a CDS encoding aconitate hydratase AcnA, which yields MTAGQHPDSFSSRSTLEVAGTTYDYYRLDAVEGAADLPFSLKVLLENLLRTEDGLNVTADAVRALGGWQADAEPDVEIQFTPGRVVMQDFTGVPCIVDLATMREAVVDLGGDPAKVNPLAPAELVIDHSVIVDSFGTPDSLELNMAVEYERNRERYQFLRWGQTAFSDFVVVPPGVGIVHQVNLERLARGVMTKEVDGRTVAYPDTLVGTDSHTTMINGIGVLGWGVGGIEAEAAMLGQPVSMLIPRVVGFRLSGEIPVGVTATDVVLTITEQLRRHGVVGKFVEFYGEGVAAVPLANRATIGNMSPEFGSTCAIFPVDEVTTEYLRLTGRSEQQVALVEAYARAQGMWHDPSAEGYTEPRFSEYLELDLSTVVPSIAGPKRPQDRIALSDAREGFLSVLPDYAGDADQTQDGGVTTLADQASVESFPASDAPSITPGAADDEPAPGEATGSQVPAQTRASRPTSVRMADGTTTEIDHGAVVIAAITSCTNTSNPTVMVAAALLAKKAVERGLDRKPWVKTSLAPGSKVVMDYYEKAGLTPYLDKLGFNLVGYGCTTCIGNSGPLPTEVSEAVQANDLAVVSVLSGNRNFEGRINPDVKMNYLASPPLVVAYSLVGTMDFDFDSEPVGTATDGSPVMLADIWPSPEEVQQVIDSTIDLQMFADGYADVFAGDQRWQSLPTPEGDTFAWDAGSTYVRKPPYFDGMSMDPAPVADVTGARVLALLGDSVTTDHISPAGAIKPGTPAAAYLEANGVARTDYNSYGSRRGNHEVMIRGTFANIRLRNQLLDGVQGGYTRDFTSGGGQAFIYDAAQHYAEAGTPLVVLAGKEYGSGSSRDWAAKGTALLGVTVVVAESFERIHRSNLIGMGVLPLQFPAGESAASLGLTGTETFDVTGITALQDGTTPRTVRVVARSEAGEETSFDAVVRIDTPGEADYYRNGGILQFVLRSLARA from the coding sequence ATGACCGCAGGCCAGCACCCGGACAGCTTCAGCTCCCGCAGCACGCTCGAGGTGGCGGGGACCACGTACGACTACTACCGCCTCGACGCGGTCGAGGGTGCGGCGGACCTGCCGTTCAGCCTCAAGGTCCTGCTGGAGAACCTGCTGCGCACGGAGGACGGGCTCAACGTCACCGCCGACGCCGTCCGCGCCCTCGGCGGCTGGCAGGCCGACGCCGAGCCGGACGTGGAGATCCAGTTCACCCCCGGCCGCGTGGTCATGCAGGACTTCACCGGCGTGCCCTGCATCGTCGACCTGGCCACCATGCGCGAGGCCGTCGTCGACCTGGGCGGCGACCCGGCGAAGGTCAACCCGCTCGCCCCCGCCGAGCTGGTCATCGACCACTCGGTCATCGTCGACAGCTTCGGCACCCCGGACTCCCTCGAGCTCAACATGGCCGTGGAGTACGAGCGCAACCGCGAGCGCTACCAGTTCCTGCGCTGGGGCCAGACCGCCTTCAGCGACTTCGTCGTCGTGCCCCCGGGCGTCGGCATCGTCCACCAGGTCAACCTCGAGCGCCTCGCGCGCGGCGTGATGACCAAGGAGGTCGACGGCCGGACCGTGGCGTACCCCGACACCCTGGTCGGGACCGACTCCCACACCACGATGATCAACGGCATCGGCGTGCTCGGCTGGGGCGTCGGCGGCATCGAGGCCGAGGCGGCCATGCTCGGCCAGCCGGTGTCCATGCTCATCCCGCGCGTCGTCGGCTTCCGGCTCAGCGGCGAGATCCCCGTCGGCGTCACCGCCACCGACGTCGTCCTCACCATCACCGAGCAGCTGCGCCGCCACGGCGTGGTCGGCAAGTTCGTCGAGTTCTACGGCGAGGGCGTCGCGGCCGTGCCGCTGGCCAACCGGGCGACCATCGGCAACATGAGCCCCGAGTTCGGCTCCACCTGCGCGATCTTCCCGGTCGACGAGGTGACCACGGAGTACCTGCGCCTCACCGGGCGCAGCGAGCAGCAGGTCGCGCTCGTCGAGGCCTACGCCCGCGCGCAGGGGATGTGGCACGACCCGTCCGCCGAGGGCTACACCGAGCCGCGCTTCAGCGAGTACCTCGAGCTGGACCTGTCGACCGTGGTGCCGAGCATCGCCGGCCCCAAGCGTCCCCAGGACCGGATCGCCCTGTCCGACGCCCGCGAGGGCTTCCTCTCCGTGCTGCCCGACTACGCGGGCGACGCCGACCAGACCCAGGACGGCGGCGTCACCACGCTGGCCGACCAGGCCTCGGTCGAGAGCTTCCCGGCCTCCGACGCGCCGTCGATCACCCCCGGTGCCGCCGACGACGAGCCCGCGCCGGGCGAGGCGACCGGCAGCCAGGTGCCCGCGCAGACCCGTGCCAGCCGGCCGACGAGCGTGCGGATGGCCGACGGCACGACGACCGAGATCGACCACGGCGCCGTCGTCATCGCCGCGATCACCTCGTGCACCAACACGTCCAACCCGACCGTCATGGTCGCTGCGGCGCTGCTGGCCAAGAAGGCCGTCGAGCGCGGCCTGGACCGCAAGCCGTGGGTGAAGACCTCGCTGGCCCCCGGCAGCAAGGTCGTCATGGACTACTACGAGAAGGCCGGCCTGACGCCGTACCTGGACAAGCTCGGCTTCAACCTCGTCGGCTACGGCTGCACCACGTGCATCGGCAACTCCGGCCCGCTGCCCACCGAGGTCAGCGAGGCCGTCCAGGCCAACGACCTGGCCGTGGTCAGCGTGCTGTCGGGCAACCGCAACTTCGAGGGCCGGATCAACCCCGACGTCAAGATGAACTACCTCGCCAGCCCCCCGCTGGTCGTCGCCTACTCCCTGGTCGGGACCATGGACTTCGACTTCGACAGCGAGCCGGTCGGCACCGCCACCGACGGCAGCCCGGTCATGCTCGCCGACATCTGGCCCTCCCCGGAGGAGGTCCAGCAGGTCATCGACTCCACCATCGACCTGCAGATGTTCGCCGACGGGTACGCCGACGTCTTCGCCGGCGACCAGCGCTGGCAGTCCCTGCCCACGCCCGAGGGCGACACCTTCGCCTGGGACGCCGGCAGCACCTACGTGCGGAAGCCCCCGTACTTCGACGGCATGTCCATGGACCCGGCGCCCGTCGCCGACGTCACCGGCGCCCGGGTGCTCGCCCTGCTCGGGGACTCCGTCACCACCGACCACATCAGCCCCGCCGGCGCCATCAAGCCGGGCACCCCGGCCGCGGCCTACCTCGAGGCCAACGGCGTCGCGCGCACGGACTACAACTCCTACGGCAGCCGCCGCGGCAACCACGAGGTGATGATCCGCGGCACCTTCGCCAACATCCGGCTGCGCAACCAGCTGCTCGACGGGGTCCAGGGCGGCTACACCCGCGACTTCACCTCCGGCGGGGGGCAGGCGTTCATCTACGACGCCGCCCAGCACTACGCCGAGGCCGGCACCCCGCTCGTCGTCCTGGCGGGCAAGGAGTACGGCTCGGGCTCCAGCCGCGACTGGGCGGCCAAGGGCACGGCGCTGCTCGGGGTCACGGTCGTCGTCGCCGAGAGCTTCGAGCGGATCCACCGCTCCAACCTCATCGGGATGGGCGTCCTGCCGCTGCAGTTCCCGGCGGGGGAGTCCGCGGCGTCGCTCGGGCTGACGGGCACGGAGACCTTCGACGTCACCGGCATCACCGCGCTGCAGGACGGGACGACGCCGCGCACGGTCCGCGTCGTGGCACGGTCCGAGGCCGGCGAGGAGACGTCGTTCGACGCCGTCGTCCGGATCGACACCCCCGGCGAGGCCGACTACTACCGCAACGGGGGAATTCTCCAGTTCGTCCTGCGGAGCCTCGCCCGCGCCTGA